A part of Caretta caretta isolate rCarCar2 chromosome 1, rCarCar1.hap1, whole genome shotgun sequence genomic DNA contains:
- the LOC142072502 gene encoding olfactory receptor 52E2-like, translated as MSDSNTTHFTNPSIFILLGIPGLEAAHVWISIPFCTMYIIAVLGNFTILFIVKTEKSLHEPMYYFLCMLAVTDLVLSTSILPKTLSIFWFNSREIDFSACLTQMYFLHCFLLTESGIFVAMAFDRYVAICDPLRHSTILTNPLVAKIGLGVALRGGMLVVPFILVARRWPYCRTNIIPHSYCEHMAMVKLACAEIHVSNYYSLSVVICAFGLDIFFIALSYTQIVRAIFNLPTKDARLKTCGTCGSHLCAILAFYIPCLFSALMYRFGKNIALHFHVLIASVYLLMPPMLNPIIYGVRTKQIRNRLIRLFTHKGA; from the coding sequence atgtcagattccaacacaacccacttcaccaacccctccatcttcatcctgctgggcattcctggcctggaggcggcccatgtctggatctccatccccttctgcaccatgtACATCATAGCCGTattggggaacttcaccatcctcTTCATTGTGAAGACGGAGAAGAGCCTCCATGAacccatgtactatttcctctgcatgctggctgtCACTGACCTGGTCCTGTCTACGTCCATCCTGCCCAAAacgctgagcatcttctggttcaattccagagAGATcgatttcagtgcctgcctcacccagatgtacttCCTTCACTGCTTCTTACTAACAGAGTCTGGGATCTTCGTGGCCATGGCTTTTGATCGTTATGTGGCCATCTGtgatcccctgagacattccaccatcctgacaaacCCCCTGGTGGCCAAGATCGGGCTGGGCGTGGCACTGCGTGGCGGCATGCTCGTGGTCCCCTTTATTCTAGTGGCAAGGcggtggccatattgcagaaccaacatcatACCCCACTCATACTGCGAGCACATGGCCATGGTGAAGCTGGCCTGTGCCGAAATCCATGTCAGTAATTACTACAGCCTCTCTGTGGTAATCTGTGCATTCGGTCTGGATATATTTTTTATTGCTCTGTCCTATACCCAGATTGTCAGGGCCATCTTTAACCTTCCCACAAAGGATGCCCGTCTCAAAACTTGTGGGACCTGCGGCTCCCATCTCTGTGCCATCTTAGCCTTCTACATCCCATGTCTCTTCTCCGCCCTCATGTACCGGTTTGGAAAGAATATAGCCCTGCATTTCCACGTTCTCATTGCCAGCGTTTACCTTCTGATGCCCCCCATGCTAAACCCCATTATCTATGGGGTGAGGACCAAACAGATCCGGAACAGGCTGATCCGGCTCTTTACTCATAAAGGGGCCTAA